A section of the Mycolicibacterium anyangense genome encodes:
- the folC gene encoding bifunctional tetrahydrofolate synthase/dihydrofolate synthase, whose translation MSEPTPDEIAALLQVEHLLDQRWPETKLEPSTARISALMELLGSPQRSYPCIHVAGTNGKTSVVRMIDALLTAFHQRTGRTTSPHLQSAVERIAIDNEPITPARYVEVYREIEPFVQMIDAQSEAAGGPAMSKFEVLTAMAFAAFADAPVDIAVVEVGMGGRWDATNIVDAPVAVITPIGLDHTEYLGETLAEIAAEKAGIISAPRGEVVQTDTVAVIGRQDPAAMEVLLAEVVRADAAVAREDSEFAVLSRQVAIGGQVIELQGLGGVYPDIFLPLHGEHQAHNAAVALAAVEAFFGAGAQRQLDVDAVRAGFANAASPGRLERMRSAPTVFIDAAHNPAGAAVLADALGSEFDFRFLVGVLSVMGDKDVTGILTALEPALDQVVVTHNGSPRALEVDALAVRAEEIFGPERVSRAETLPDAIEMATALVEESAADGDGFSGAGIVITGSVVTAGAARTLFGKDPQ comes from the coding sequence ATGAGCGAGCCCACGCCCGACGAGATCGCCGCGCTGCTGCAGGTCGAGCATTTGCTCGACCAGCGCTGGCCGGAGACCAAACTCGAACCGTCGACGGCCCGGATCTCGGCGCTGATGGAGCTGCTCGGCTCCCCGCAACGCAGCTATCCGTGCATTCATGTCGCGGGCACGAACGGCAAGACCTCGGTGGTGCGCATGATCGATGCGCTGCTCACGGCGTTCCACCAGCGCACCGGGCGTACCACCAGCCCGCACCTGCAGTCGGCCGTCGAACGCATCGCCATCGACAACGAACCGATCACCCCAGCCCGCTATGTCGAGGTCTACCGGGAGATCGAGCCGTTCGTCCAGATGATCGATGCCCAGTCCGAGGCGGCCGGCGGCCCGGCGATGAGCAAGTTCGAGGTCCTCACCGCGATGGCCTTCGCCGCGTTCGCCGACGCCCCCGTCGACATCGCCGTCGTCGAAGTCGGGATGGGCGGGCGATGGGACGCCACCAACATCGTCGACGCCCCTGTCGCGGTGATCACCCCGATCGGCCTGGACCACACCGAGTACCTGGGGGAGACCCTCGCCGAGATTGCCGCCGAGAAAGCCGGGATCATCAGCGCGCCACGCGGAGAAGTGGTGCAGACCGACACCGTAGCGGTGATCGGGCGTCAGGATCCGGCCGCCATGGAGGTGCTCCTGGCCGAGGTGGTCCGCGCCGATGCCGCTGTGGCGCGCGAAGATTCGGAGTTCGCCGTGCTGAGCCGCCAGGTCGCCATCGGCGGTCAGGTCATCGAGCTGCAGGGCCTGGGTGGGGTGTACCCGGACATCTTCCTGCCGCTGCACGGTGAGCATCAGGCGCATAACGCCGCAGTCGCGCTGGCCGCTGTGGAGGCGTTCTTCGGCGCCGGTGCGCAGCGCCAGCTCGACGTCGATGCGGTGCGGGCGGGGTTCGCCAACGCGGCGAGCCCCGGCCGGCTGGAACGGATGCGCAGCGCGCCGACGGTGTTCATCGACGCCGCGCACAATCCGGCTGGTGCTGCTGTGCTCGCCGATGCGCTCGGCAGCGAGTTCGATTTCCGGTTCCTCGTTGGAGTGCTGAGCGTGATGGGGGACAAGGACGTCACCGGCATCCTGACCGCACTCGAACCGGCCCTGGATCAGGTGGTCGTCACCCACAACGGATCGCCGCGGGCGCTGGAGGTCGATGCGCTGGCTGTGCGGGCCGAGGAGATCTTCGGACCCGAGCGGGTATCGCGCGCCGAGACGCTGCCCGACGCGATCGAGATGGCCACCGCGCTGGTGGAGGAGTCCGCCGCCGACGGTGACGGATTCTCCGGCGCCGGGATCGTCATCACCGGTTCGGTGGTGACCGCCGGGGCGGCACGCACGCTGTTCGGGAAGGACCCGCAATGA
- a CDS encoding valine--tRNA ligase — protein sequence MTTTPDSRAEALPKSWEPGAVEQQIYQRWVDAGYFTADATSAKPPYSIVLPPPNVTGSLHMGHALDHTLMDALTRRKRMQGFEVLWLPGMDHAGIATQTLVEKQIAADGKTKEDFGRELFVQKVWDWKHESGGTIGGQMRRLGDGVDWSRDRFTMDEGLSRAVRTIFKRLYDAGLIYQAERLVNWSPVLQTAISDLEVKYSDVEGELVSFRYGSMDDAEPHIVVATTRIETMLGDTAIAVHPDDDRYRHLVGTTLPHPFLDRDIVIVADGHVDPEFGTGAVKVTPAHDPNDFEIGLRHNLPMPSIMDTKGRIADTGTPFDGMDRFEARVKVREALAAEGRIVAEKRPYLHSVGHSERSGEPIEPRLSLQWWVKVSSMAKAAGDAVRGGDIVIHPKSLEPRWFAWVDDMHDWCISRQLWWGHRIPIWHGPDGQTVCVGPDETPPEGWEQDPDVLDTWFSSALWPFSTMGWPDRTPDLEKFYPTSVLVTGYDILFFWVARMVMFGTFVSGDDTITNDGARGPQVPFENVFLHGLIRDEHGRKMSKSRGNGIDPLDWVELFGADALRFTLARGASPGGDLSIGEDHARASRNFATKLFNATRFALMNGAAPAPLPAAADLTDADRWILGRLEQVRAEVDSAFDGYEFSRACEALYHFAWDEFCDWYLELAKVQIAEGVSHTTAVLAAVLDALLKLLHPVMPFVTETLWKALTGEESLVIADWPQPSGLASDPAAAQRIADVQKLVTEVRRFRSDQGLADRQKVPARLSGIEAAGLDAHVAPVTALAWLTSPAGEFNPTAHVEVRLAGGTVNVELDTSGTVDVAAERRRLEKDLAAAQKELAGTTAKLDNEAFLAKAPDDVVAKIRGRQQLAREEVDRITARLAALA from the coding sequence GTGACTACCACTCCTGACTCTCGTGCCGAGGCCCTGCCCAAGTCGTGGGAGCCGGGAGCGGTAGAGCAGCAGATCTATCAGCGCTGGGTGGATGCCGGCTACTTCACCGCCGACGCCACCAGCGCCAAGCCCCCGTATTCGATCGTGCTGCCGCCGCCGAACGTGACCGGCAGCCTGCACATGGGTCACGCGCTCGATCACACGCTGATGGACGCGTTGACCCGTCGCAAGCGGATGCAGGGCTTCGAGGTGCTGTGGTTGCCCGGCATGGATCACGCCGGCATCGCCACCCAGACGCTGGTGGAAAAGCAGATCGCCGCCGACGGCAAGACCAAAGAGGACTTTGGCCGCGAGCTGTTCGTGCAGAAGGTCTGGGACTGGAAGCACGAATCCGGCGGCACCATCGGCGGGCAGATGCGCCGCCTGGGTGACGGGGTCGACTGGAGCCGCGACCGCTTCACCATGGACGAGGGCCTGTCGCGGGCGGTGCGCACCATCTTCAAGCGGCTCTACGACGCCGGGCTGATCTATCAGGCTGAGCGCTTGGTCAACTGGTCGCCGGTGTTGCAGACCGCCATCTCCGACCTCGAGGTCAAGTACTCCGACGTCGAGGGGGAGTTGGTCTCGTTCCGGTACGGCTCCATGGACGATGCCGAGCCGCACATCGTGGTGGCCACCACCCGCATCGAGACAATGCTCGGCGATACCGCTATCGCCGTGCATCCCGACGACGACCGCTACCGGCACCTGGTCGGCACGACGCTGCCCCATCCGTTCCTGGATCGCGACATCGTGATCGTCGCCGACGGGCATGTCGACCCGGAGTTCGGCACCGGTGCGGTGAAGGTGACCCCGGCCCACGATCCGAACGACTTCGAGATCGGCCTTCGGCACAACCTCCCGATGCCTTCGATCATGGACACCAAGGGCCGGATCGCCGACACCGGAACACCATTCGACGGCATGGACCGCTTCGAGGCGCGCGTCAAGGTCCGTGAGGCGCTGGCCGCCGAGGGGCGCATCGTCGCCGAGAAACGGCCCTACCTGCACAGCGTGGGGCACTCCGAGCGCAGCGGTGAGCCCATCGAGCCGCGACTGAGCCTGCAGTGGTGGGTGAAGGTCTCCTCGATGGCCAAGGCCGCCGGTGATGCGGTGCGCGGTGGCGACATCGTCATCCACCCCAAGAGCCTGGAGCCCCGCTGGTTCGCCTGGGTCGACGACATGCACGACTGGTGCATCTCGCGTCAGCTGTGGTGGGGCCACCGCATCCCGATCTGGCACGGCCCGGATGGCCAGACGGTGTGCGTCGGCCCGGACGAGACCCCGCCGGAGGGCTGGGAGCAGGATCCTGACGTCCTGGACACCTGGTTCTCCTCGGCGCTGTGGCCGTTCTCCACGATGGGCTGGCCGGACCGCACCCCGGACCTGGAAAAGTTCTATCCGACAAGCGTTCTGGTGACCGGTTACGACATCCTGTTCTTCTGGGTGGCCCGGATGGTGATGTTCGGTACCTTCGTCTCCGGTGACGACACCATCACCAACGACGGTGCTCGCGGTCCGCAGGTGCCGTTCGAGAATGTCTTCCTGCACGGCCTGATCCGTGACGAGCACGGCCGCAAGATGAGCAAGTCCCGCGGCAACGGCATCGACCCGCTGGACTGGGTCGAACTGTTCGGCGCGGATGCGTTGCGATTCACCCTGGCCCGCGGTGCCAGCCCCGGCGGCGACCTCTCGATCGGCGAGGACCATGCTCGGGCGTCGCGCAACTTCGCCACCAAGCTGTTCAACGCCACCCGGTTCGCGTTGATGAACGGCGCCGCCCCGGCGCCGCTGCCCGCCGCCGCAGACCTCACCGACGCCGACCGCTGGATACTCGGCCGGCTGGAACAGGTTCGCGCCGAAGTCGATTCGGCCTTCGACGGTTACGAGTTCAGCCGGGCCTGTGAGGCGCTCTACCACTTCGCCTGGGACGAGTTCTGTGACTGGTACCTCGAGTTGGCCAAAGTCCAGATCGCCGAAGGGGTTTCGCATACCACCGCGGTGCTGGCGGCGGTGCTCGACGCGTTGCTCAAACTGCTGCACCCGGTGATGCCGTTCGTCACCGAGACGCTGTGGAAAGCGCTGACTGGTGAGGAATCGCTGGTGATCGCCGACTGGCCGCAGCCGTCCGGTCTTGCGTCGGATCCTGCTGCGGCACAGCGTATCGCCGACGTACAGAAGCTGGTGACCGAGGTGCGCCGGTTCCGGAGCGACCAGGGTCTGGCGGACCGTCAGAAGGTACCCGCCCGCCTGTCGGGTATCGAGGCCGCCGGCCTGGACGCCCACGTGGCGCCGGTGACGGCACTGGCCTGGCTGACCAGCCCGGCCGGCGAGTTCAACCCGACCGCTCACGTCGAGGTGCGGCTCGCCGGCGGCACCGTCAACGTCGAGCTCGACACCTCCGGCACCGTAGACGTCGCCGCCGAGCGTCGTCGCCTGGAAAAGGATCTGGCCGCCGCGCAGAAGGAATTGGCAGGCACCACAGCCAAGCTCGACAACGAGGCATTCCTGGCCAAGGCACCCGACGACGTCGTGGCCAAGATCCGCGGCCGCCAGCAGCTGGCTCGCGAGGAAGTCGACCGGATCACCGCGCGCCTGGCCGCGCTGGCGTGA
- a CDS encoding DUF937 domain-containing protein — protein sequence MAGLEDLYNQIPVADIASKLGADQGEVSQAIQTLVPTLLGSIQHNVVSNDIDSSKLESTIAETAHSDLLDGGVNVDQVDTGQGEAIVSRIFGGNDTNQVASALAGGGAGGNDLIKKLLPILAPIVIAYIGKQFSGGQTASTQAASSGGGLGDLLGGILGGATGGGGGGNNALGSILGSVLGGQQGGAIGNILGGLLGGKR from the coding sequence ATGGCCGGTCTCGAAGACCTCTACAACCAGATCCCGGTGGCGGACATCGCCAGCAAGCTCGGTGCAGACCAGGGCGAGGTGAGCCAGGCGATCCAGACGCTGGTGCCCACGTTGCTCGGCAGCATCCAGCACAATGTCGTGTCCAACGACATCGATTCCAGCAAGCTCGAGTCGACCATCGCCGAGACGGCCCACAGCGATCTCCTCGACGGCGGCGTGAACGTTGACCAGGTCGACACCGGCCAGGGTGAGGCGATCGTCTCGCGCATCTTCGGCGGCAACGACACCAACCAGGTCGCCTCGGCACTGGCCGGCGGCGGCGCCGGCGGCAACGATCTGATCAAGAAGCTGCTGCCGATCCTGGCCCCGATCGTCATCGCCTACATCGGCAAGCAGTTCTCCGGCGGCCAGACCGCCTCCACTCAGGCGGCCTCTTCCGGCGGCGGTCTCGGTGATCTGCTCGGCGGCATCCTCGGTGGCGCGACCGGTGGCGGGGGCGGCGGCAACAACGCTCTGGGCAGCATTCTGGGCAGCGTCCTCGGCGGTCAGCAGGGTGGCGCGATCGGCAACATCCTGGGTGGCCTGCTGGGCGGAAAGCGGTAG
- a CDS encoding saccharopine dehydrogenase family protein, with product MTAEQREFDIVLYGATGFVGKLTAEYLAKAGGEARIALAGRSPERLLAIRESLGESAQSWPILTADASSPSSLNDMAARTRVVVTTVGPYSRYGLPLVAACAAAGTDYADLTGEAMFVRQSIDDYHKEAVDTGARIVHACGFDSIPSDMSVFALYRRAQQDGTGELGDTNFVLRGFSGGVSGGTVASMIEVFRASSNDPNTRRLFEDPYTLSQDRAAEPELGPQPDLPWRRGRDIAPELAGTWTTGFVMALYNTRIVRRSNALLDYAYGTRFRYAENMSVGSSILAPAISAVATAANNGVVALGSRFFRLLPRRVVERVAPKPGTGPSAQAREKGFYRAETYTTTTGGARYVATIAQQGDPGYQATSVMLGECALALAFDREKLSDLRGVLTPAAAMGDALLARFPSAGITLETARLT from the coding sequence ATGACCGCAGAGCAGCGTGAATTCGACATCGTTCTGTACGGGGCCACCGGCTTCGTCGGCAAGCTCACCGCCGAGTACCTGGCCAAGGCCGGCGGGGAGGCCCGGATCGCCCTGGCCGGCCGGTCACCCGAGCGTCTGCTGGCCATCCGGGAGAGCCTCGGTGAATCGGCGCAGTCCTGGCCGATCCTGACCGCCGACGCGTCCTCGCCGTCCTCGCTGAACGACATGGCCGCCCGTACCCGCGTCGTGGTGACCACCGTCGGCCCCTACAGCCGGTACGGCCTGCCCCTGGTTGCCGCCTGTGCGGCTGCCGGCACCGACTACGCCGACCTCACCGGCGAGGCGATGTTCGTGCGGCAGAGCATCGACGACTATCACAAGGAAGCCGTCGATACCGGTGCCCGCATCGTGCACGCTTGTGGATTCGATTCCATCCCTTCCGATATGAGCGTGTTCGCGTTGTACCGGCGGGCTCAGCAGGACGGCACGGGTGAGCTCGGCGACACCAACTTCGTGCTGCGCGGCTTCTCCGGTGGGGTATCCGGGGGCACCGTCGCGTCGATGATCGAGGTGTTCCGGGCCTCGTCCAACGACCCCAATACCCGGCGTCTCTTCGAGGATCCCTACACCCTGAGCCAGGATCGGGCCGCCGAGCCCGAACTGGGTCCGCAGCCCGACCTGCCGTGGCGGCGGGGGCGCGACATCGCGCCGGAGCTGGCGGGCACCTGGACCACCGGCTTCGTCATGGCCCTCTACAACACCCGAATTGTGCGGCGCAGCAACGCATTACTCGACTACGCCTATGGCACCAGATTCCGCTACGCGGAGAACATGAGCGTCGGCTCGTCCATCCTGGCCCCGGCGATCTCGGCAGTGGCCACCGCCGCGAACAACGGTGTGGTGGCGCTGGGCAGCCGGTTCTTCCGGCTGCTGCCGCGCCGGGTGGTCGAGCGGGTGGCGCCCAAGCCGGGTACCGGTCCCAGCGCGCAGGCCCGTGAGAAGGGCTTCTACCGCGCCGAGACCTACACCACCACCACGGGCGGCGCCCGCTACGTCGCGACCATCGCCCAGCAGGGCGACCCGGGTTACCAGGCGACCTCGGTGATGCTCGGGGAGTGCGCTTTGGCGCTGGCGTTCGACCGCGAGAAGCTCTCGGATCTGCGCGGGGTGCTCACGCCGGCGGCGGCGATGGGCGACGCGCTGCTGGCCCGCTTCCCGTCGGCCGGGATCACTTTGGAGACCGCGCGACTCACATGA
- a CDS encoding S9 family peptidase → MTPGPFGDFSDLDAYLALPRVSGLAVSPDGSRVVTTVAELDAKKTAYVSALWELDPAGVNPARRLTRGAKGESAPAFTASNDLLFTAVRPTEDEDKPPAALWRLAAAGGEAVRVAELPGGIGAALAASEAAVVVAAGPLLPAASSIDDDRRLRTLRKDNKVTAILHSGYPVRHWDSDLGPDQTHLFVVGEDGALTDVTVQPGAALGGEAQFVVSADGSFAVATWRVPAPRAALRSVLVRIDLRTGERVVIADDPDADLENPAISPDGTALAFTRESLSTPLQAPRITLCHMALGSSAWVQLAPDWDRWPASVTWKRDGSALLVTADDHGRCPIVEIGLDGSVSRLTDDDFSYTNVICAPGGVVYALRSSYAAPPHPVRIDGTRVTVLPCVALPELPGELTELTATAADGTAVRSWLVLPDSSNSAPLLLWIHGGPLNSWNVWSWRWNPWLMAAHGYAVLLPDPALSTGYGQDFIQRGWGAWGGAPYEDLMAAVDAACADPRIDAARTAAMGGSFGGYMANWVAGHTDRFRAIVTHASLWALDQFGPTTDGAYYWAREMTPAMAQANSPHRFVDRINTPMLVIHGDKDYRVPIGEALRLWYELLTASRLPAAADGTSPHRFLYFPSENHWVLSPQHAKLWYQVVTAFLAEHVLGQSRTLPETLG, encoded by the coding sequence ATGACCCCAGGCCCGTTCGGTGACTTCAGCGATCTCGATGCCTACCTGGCACTGCCCCGAGTGTCCGGGTTGGCGGTGTCACCCGACGGATCTCGGGTCGTGACCACCGTGGCCGAACTGGACGCGAAGAAGACCGCGTATGTCAGCGCGCTGTGGGAGCTGGACCCCGCCGGGGTGAATCCGGCGCGACGGCTGACCCGCGGGGCCAAGGGGGAGTCGGCGCCGGCGTTCACCGCCAGCAACGACCTGCTGTTCACCGCGGTCCGGCCCACCGAGGACGAGGACAAGCCGCCCGCCGCGCTCTGGCGGCTCGCGGCAGCGGGCGGAGAGGCCGTCCGCGTCGCCGAACTGCCCGGCGGTATCGGTGCGGCGCTGGCGGCATCCGAGGCGGCGGTGGTGGTGGCGGCCGGGCCGTTGTTACCCGCCGCGTCCTCCATCGACGACGACCGCCGGCTGCGGACTCTGCGCAAGGACAACAAGGTCACCGCGATCCTGCACAGCGGGTATCCGGTGCGGCACTGGGACTCCGATCTCGGCCCGGACCAGACACATCTGTTCGTGGTCGGCGAGGATGGGGCGCTGACCGATGTGACGGTGCAGCCGGGGGCCGCGCTGGGCGGCGAAGCACAGTTCGTCGTCAGCGCCGACGGCAGTTTCGCGGTCGCCACGTGGCGGGTGCCGGCGCCGCGCGCGGCGCTGCGATCGGTGTTGGTGCGCATCGACTTACGCACCGGCGAACGCGTCGTGATCGCCGACGATCCCGACGCAGACCTGGAGAATCCTGCGATATCGCCAGACGGCACGGCGCTGGCTTTTACCCGCGAATCGCTGTCCACCCCGCTGCAGGCGCCGCGAATCACGTTGTGCCACATGGCGTTGGGATCGTCCGCCTGGGTACAACTCGCTCCGGACTGGGATCGCTGGCCCGCATCGGTGACCTGGAAGCGCGACGGCTCGGCTCTGCTGGTGACCGCCGACGACCACGGCCGGTGCCCGATCGTCGAGATCGGCCTTGACGGGTCGGTGAGCCGGCTCACCGACGATGACTTCAGCTACACCAACGTGATCTGCGCACCGGGCGGGGTGGTGTACGCCCTGCGCAGCTCGTATGCCGCCCCGCCGCACCCGGTGCGCATCGACGGGACGAGGGTGACGGTGCTGCCGTGCGTGGCGCTGCCGGAGCTACCAGGGGAGCTGACCGAGCTGACGGCCACGGCCGCCGACGGCACCGCGGTGCGGTCCTGGCTGGTGTTGCCGGACTCATCCAACTCTGCGCCACTTCTGCTGTGGATCCACGGCGGACCACTCAACAGCTGGAACGTGTGGTCCTGGCGGTGGAACCCGTGGCTGATGGCGGCGCACGGATATGCGGTGTTGTTGCCCGACCCGGCGTTGTCCACCGGTTACGGGCAGGACTTCATCCAGCGCGGCTGGGGTGCATGGGGTGGCGCACCCTATGAGGACCTGATGGCCGCCGTCGACGCTGCGTGCGCCGACCCTCGCATCGATGCCGCGCGCACCGCGGCGATGGGCGGATCATTCGGCGGGTACATGGCCAACTGGGTGGCCGGTCACACCGACCGGTTCCGGGCCATCGTCACCCACGCCAGCCTCTGGGCCCTCGACCAGTTCGGCCCCACCACCGATGGCGCCTACTACTGGGCCCGGGAGATGACACCGGCCATGGCACAGGCGAATTCACCGCACCGCTTCGTCGACCGCATCAACACGCCGATGCTGGTGATCCACGGCGACAAGGACTATCGCGTGCCCATCGGCGAAGCGCTGCGGCTGTGGTACGAGCTACTCACCGCATCGCGGCTGCCGGCCGCAGCCGACGGCACCTCACCGCACCGGTTCCTCTACTTTCCGAGCGAGAACCACTGGGTGCTCTCACCTCAGCACGCCAAGCTCTGGTACCAGGTCGTCACCGCATTCCTGGCCGAGCACGTTCTCGGCCAGAGCCGCACGTTGCCCGAAACCCTGGGGTAG